The following are from one region of the Ischnura elegans chromosome X, ioIscEleg1.1, whole genome shotgun sequence genome:
- the LOC124171876 gene encoding tigger transposable element-derived protein 4-like, with the protein MEPSEVKRTRKTLSIEKKIKIINDMERNKSLSKTEIAKLNGISLSTLKTILASKEKLFSASCHTKSSYVSSGKYAELEDTLFSFFSDCRQNKLPVDGAILKEKARNLALTLGHQDFKCSTGWLDNFKKRYNISYQRECGEEGKVDDNLVSKWHQINDSIIESFAPRDRYNMDETGLFWKALPDRTMHHKGKKCHGAQRSKERLTVVLTTNQDGSDKLKPVVIGKALKPRCFKNIGKFSLPVKYHANKHAWMSVELFRQQVLYLERKCAGENRNVLLIIDNAPVHKVDGLELKNVKLLFLEPNTTSKTQPLDKGIIQNFKIMYRSYLLQHFIRNIDNGANISEAAPWTLLHAVRSIARAWNNVSKETIKNCWRSAGYGDVEDNVAEETISTPPSLQDLLANELEQFNQVCPINSSVSSIAYNEIDEDLATNEETVSAELNYTPAMELEEESDVMDDSDAVPVHPSRSDIKEAFRHLHNFCYAHSEISEGHIENINALEALVNKIFEKGLQQSKIQDYFHPK; encoded by the exons ATGGAGCCTTCTGAAGTAAAAAGAACACGAAAAACTCTTTCcattgagaagaaaattaaaataataaatgacatgGAACGCAATAAGTCCCTTTCCAAAACAGAAATTGCCAAGTTGAATGGGATTTCATTGTCAACGTTGAAAACAATTTTGGCATCAAAGGAGAAGTTATTTTCTGCATCTTGCCATACAAAGTCATCATATGTGTCCTCTGGAAAGTATGCTGAACTTGAAGatacattgttttcattttttagtgaTTGTCGGCAAAATAAACTCCCAGTTGATGGTGCTATTTTGAAAGAGAAGGCAAGAAATTTGGCCCTCACACTAGGGCATCAAGATTTCAAGTGCTCTACGGGATGGTTGGACAATTTTAAAAAGAGGTACAACATTAGCTACCAGCGTgaatgtggagaagaaggaaaagtaGATGATAACTTGGTTAGCAAGTGGCATCAAATTAATGACTCAATCATCGAATCGTTTGCACCAAGAGATAGATACAATATGGATGAAACAGGCCTATTCTGGAAAGCTCTTCCTGACAGAACTATGCAtcacaaaggaaagaaatgtcacGGAGCCCAAAGAAGCAAGGAGCGCCTGACAGTGGTTCTCACCACAAACCAGGATGGTAGCGACAAATTGAAACCTGTTGTCATTGGTAAAGCTCTTAAGCCGAGAtgctttaaaaatattggaaaattttctctGCCTGTAAAATATCATGCAAATAAGCATGCATGGATGTCTGTGGAGCTTTTTAGGCAACAAGTTCTGTATCTTGAGCGGAAGTGTGCCGGAGAGAATAGAAATGTTCTTTTAATTATTGACAATGCTCCTGTTCATAAAGTGGATGGCCTTGAGCTAAAGAATGTTAAATTGTTATTTCTGGAACCAAACACCACAAGCAAGACACAGCCTTTGGACAAGGGAATCAtacaaaactttaaaattatgtatcgCAGCTACCTTCTCCAACATTTTATACGCAACATAG ATAACGGCGCAAATATATCAGAGGCTGCTCCTTGGACTCTACTGCATGCTGTCAGAAGCATAGCTCGAGCATGGAACAATGTTTCAAAGGAAACTATTAAAAACTGCTGGAGATCAGCAGGTTACGGGGATGTAGAAGATAATGTGGCTGAGGAGACAATATCTACCCCTCCTTCATTGCAGGATCTACTTGCTAACGAACTTGAACAGTTCAACCAAGTTTGCCCAATCAACTCAAGTGTTTCATCAATTGCCTACAATGAGATAGATGAAGACTTGGCAACAAATGAAGAAACAGTGAGTGCAGAACTGAACTACACCCCAGCAATGGAGCTTGAAGAAGAGAGTGATGTAATGGATGACAGTGATGCAGTGCCTGTTCATCCTTCCCGTAGTGATATTAAAGAAGCCTTCAGACATTTGCATAATTTTTGCTATGCACATTCAGAAATTAGTGAaggtcatattgaaaatattaatgcattagaggcattagtgaataaaatatttgagaagggtTTGCAACAAAGCAAAATCCAAGATTATTTTCACCCTAAATGA